The sequence AGAAGTTTTATAAAATAATTAATGATACCGCTTATGCATTATATTTTCACATTATATTATTGCTTAATAAACCAACATCCGCGGTTCAGTGTACTCCATCATTGCGTACTTTAGTCCCTCACGGCCTAAACCTGAATCTTTTACTCCTCCATAGGGCATGGAATCTATCCTGAAGCCCGGAATATCATTTATTACAACTGCACCAACTTCCAGTTCGTTGTGAGCTGTTTTTATGTTTTCAAAATTGTTAGTGAAAACAGATGCCTGTAATCCAAATCTGGAGTCGTTTACAAAATCGATGGCTTCCCCGAAGTTTTTAAATTCCTCTACAATTGCGATAGGAGCGAAGGCCTCTTCTGAATTTACCTTCATAGCTGTGTTTGTATTTGTCAGAATAGTGTTTTCGTAGATATTGTGTTCTTCAGAAAATATTTTTCCTCCCAACATTATTTTGGCTCCCTGGTCTTTGGCTTCATTTACCCATGATGATATTTGCTCCAGGTGAATACCGGAAATCATTGGTCCGTTGTGATTACCCAAAATATTTGGATCTCCCGAATTTATCTTTTGAGATTCCGTAATAAATTCGTTCATGAAATCATTATATATATTTGAATGAACATAAATTCTCTGGGTAGAGATACATATTTGTCCGGCATATAAGAACGATCCTATAGCGAGCATTCTTGCGGCTTTCTTCCAATCTGAATTTTCGTCAACTATCGAAGCTGCATTTCCTCCCAGTTCGAGTTGTACTTTCTTTTTACCTGCTATATTTTTCAGTTTCCAACCTATTTCCGGACTTCCAGTAAAGCTCAGTAGTTTTATTCTATCATCGGTAACTAATTTTTGTGATTGTGGGATGTCGGCAATAAGTATATTCACACTCCCTTTGGGCATTCCAATTTTTTCGACTAAAGCAGCAAATGCTAATGCCGTGAGAGGTGACTGTGGAGCCGGTTTTAAAATTATAGGATTACCTGTAGCTATAGCAGGAGCTATTTTGTGTAATGCAAGATTTAAGGGGAAGTTAAACGGAGAAATTGCAGTAATTGGTCCAATTGCTACACGTTTTGTAAAAGCAGTTTTTCCTGAGCCATTATTGTAATCTATCGGAACTGTTTCGCCTGAAAAAGTATAGGCTTCTCTCGAAGCTGTTTCAAGAGTGTCTAAACAGCGTTGAATTTCCATTTTTGCATATCCCCGTGGTTTCCCGGCCTCGGCAATTATCAAATCGATAAATTTGTCTTCGTTATTTTTTAGTTCTTTATGAAGTTCATCCAGAAATTTGATTCGTTCACCTGTTGATAGTTTTTTTAACTCT is a genomic window of Bacteroidota bacterium containing:
- a CDS encoding aldehyde dehydrogenase family protein, with the translated sequence IRRLNFHFPPRLHTFEYQNQNDMQSIVRNKNFINGEWLESNEPKLNIVDKYTQKLISSVNMADADQVELAITSAENAFKELKKLSTGERIKFLDELHKELKNNEDKFIDLIIAEAGKPRGYAKMEIQRCLDTLETASREAYTFSGETVPIDYNNGSGKTAFTKRVAIGPITAISPFNFPLNLALHKIAPAIATGNPIILKPAPQSPLTALAFAALVEKIGMPKGSVNILIADIPQSQKLVTDDRIKLLSFTGSPEIGWKLKNIAGKKKVQLELGGNAASIVDENSDWKKAARMLAIGSFLYAGQICISTQRIYVHSNIYNDFMNEFITESQKINSGDPNILGNHNGPMISGIHLEQISSWVNEAKDQGAKIMLGGKIFSEEHNIYENTILTNTNTAMKVNSEEAFAPIAIVEEFKNFGEAIDFVNDSRFGLQASVFTNNFENIKTAHNELEVGAVVINDIPGFRIDSMPYGGVKDSGLGREGLKYAMMEYTEPRMLVY